Proteins encoded by one window of Actinocorallia herbida:
- a CDS encoding ABC transporter permease, translating to MSRFLLRRLPQTALSVWGIATVIFFLMQVIPGDPARIAAGRTATPEQVEAARQRLGLDLPILEQYLGYLGRLLHGDLGTSVVTFQPITADLADVLPPTLELVLLTMLVNLCVAVPLGVVAAVRQGRAADTAIRVIVVLGGGVPVFWLGLMLQYLVGTRLGLLPISGRLDYGMDSPVVTGFATVDALLAGNTAGFGNAVAHLILPAIALSAPFLATVARGVRSTLMGTLASDYVVFARAKGGSTARVVVRHALRSALTPTLTIVGLQFGWMLGAALLVESVFGLTGLGTYLSTAVTSQDTFAVLGTVLVIGVVFVFANLLVDLCQLWLDPRVRADA from the coding sequence ATGAGCCGCTTCCTTCTCCGGCGGCTGCCCCAGACGGCCCTCTCCGTCTGGGGCATAGCCACCGTCATCTTCTTCCTCATGCAGGTGATCCCCGGCGATCCCGCCCGGATCGCCGCAGGCCGCACCGCCACGCCCGAGCAGGTCGAGGCGGCCCGGCAGCGGCTCGGCCTCGATCTGCCGATCCTGGAGCAGTACCTGGGCTACCTCGGCCGGCTCCTGCACGGCGACCTCGGCACCTCCGTCGTCACCTTCCAGCCGATCACCGCCGACCTGGCCGACGTCCTGCCGCCCACGCTCGAACTCGTCCTGCTCACCATGCTGGTGAACCTGTGCGTCGCGGTGCCGCTCGGCGTCGTCGCCGCGGTCCGGCAGGGCCGCGCCGCCGACACCGCGATCCGGGTCATCGTCGTGCTCGGCGGCGGCGTCCCCGTCTTCTGGCTCGGCCTCATGCTCCAGTACCTCGTCGGTACGCGGCTCGGGCTGCTGCCGATCTCCGGCCGCCTCGACTACGGGATGGACTCGCCCGTCGTCACCGGGTTCGCCACGGTCGACGCGCTGCTGGCCGGGAACACCGCGGGATTCGGCAACGCCGTCGCGCACCTGATCCTCCCGGCCATCGCCCTGTCCGCGCCGTTCCTGGCGACCGTCGCCCGCGGCGTCCGCTCGACCCTCATGGGCACACTGGCCTCCGACTACGTCGTGTTCGCCCGCGCCAAGGGCGGCTCGACCGCCCGCGTCGTCGTCCGGCACGCGCTGCGCTCGGCGCTCACCCCGACGCTGACGATCGTCGGCCTCCAGTTCGGGTGGATGCTCGGCGCCGCGCTCCTGGTGGAGTCGGTGTTCGGGCTGACGGGCCTCGGCACCTACCTGTCGACCGCCGTGACCTCCCAGGACACTTTCGCCGTCCTCGGCACCGTCCTGGTCATCGGCGTCGTGTTCGTCTTCGCCAACCTGCTGGTCGACCTCTGCCAGCTCTGGCTCGACCCCCGAGTGAGGGCCGACGCATGA
- a CDS encoding TetR/AcrR family transcriptional regulator has protein sequence MTGQRSDARRNRERILAAAEAEVAAHGADASLEQIARVVGVGSATVRRHFPTRRALLDAVFQERIGNLCERARRLGEAGDSRAALLDWLRDLVAYSVSARGLAEFLTYEPPTDAPASHSCGNALEAAGTPLLRQAIADGAVKPDVTFHDLLTLAVGIALATEHHGDPASQAERLFHLAVEGISPTPGPAAV, from the coding sequence ATGACCGGTCAGCGTTCGGACGCCCGCCGCAACCGCGAGCGGATCCTCGCCGCGGCCGAGGCCGAGGTGGCCGCGCACGGAGCCGATGCGTCCCTGGAGCAGATCGCCCGCGTCGTCGGCGTCGGTTCCGCCACCGTGCGCCGTCACTTCCCCACCCGCCGGGCCCTGCTCGACGCCGTCTTCCAGGAGCGGATCGGGAACCTGTGCGAGCGCGCCCGCCGCCTGGGCGAGGCCGGCGACAGCCGCGCCGCGCTCCTGGACTGGCTCCGTGACCTCGTCGCCTATTCCGTCTCGGCCCGCGGGCTCGCCGAGTTCCTCACCTATGAGCCCCCCACCGACGCGCCCGCGTCGCACTCCTGCGGCAACGCGCTCGAGGCGGCGGGCACGCCCTTGCTCCGGCAGGCGATCGCCGACGGAGCGGTCAAGCCGGACGTCACCTTCCACGACCTGCTCACCCTCGCCGTCGGCATCGCGCTGGCCACCGAACACCACGGGGACCCCGCCTCCCAGGCCGAGCGCCTGTTCCACCTCGCCGTCGAAGGAATCAGCCCCACCCCCGGACCGGCCGCGGTCTAA
- a CDS encoding alginate lyase family protein: protein MNRRACVLAVTGCALLVALVAVLLPRYRAESAQVEPVAGSAAAEFLHPGVGVNRQRLDKVRKNLKKEPFKSAYAKLRKDPLTKPGRIPHPFERILCLPNGEVTGDAGCKNERNDSLAAYGDALIWYLSRNKSYLRAAERILDAYSAKVQTHVGDGGPHDADAPLQAAWTGINFTKAAEIIRYSQPKGKKWQGASRFGAMLRRAYVPFVKSGTQKGMNGNWDLASADATIGMAVYLNDHALYKKAIKLLHDRVPAYFYLVGDDNGSGYPWPPVDGSWGLNRSWYMCPEIPDGDPDDQLILVPGALTPSECPAPEKYRGAYMSGQTQETCRDLKHPSYGIDSALETAVTARIQGDRAQFSWLKKRLTAAMEFHARYTVKPSPRQLCGGRAFQDRMLPGALEIGYTQYHKSVALPNTRKVLLKQRKERQANEFVAWETLVWGTP from the coding sequence ATGAACAGGCGCGCGTGCGTGCTGGCCGTGACAGGGTGTGCGCTCCTGGTGGCGCTCGTCGCGGTGCTCCTGCCCCGGTATCGAGCGGAGTCGGCGCAGGTCGAACCCGTCGCGGGCTCCGCGGCCGCCGAGTTCCTGCATCCCGGGGTGGGCGTGAACCGGCAGCGTCTGGACAAAGTGCGCAAGAACTTGAAGAAGGAACCTTTCAAGTCGGCCTATGCGAAGCTCCGCAAGGATCCGCTGACGAAGCCGGGGCGGATCCCGCATCCGTTCGAGCGGATCCTGTGCCTGCCGAACGGGGAGGTGACCGGCGACGCGGGCTGCAAGAACGAGCGGAACGATTCGCTGGCCGCCTACGGTGACGCGCTGATCTGGTACCTGAGCCGGAACAAGTCCTATCTGCGCGCCGCCGAAAGGATTCTGGACGCCTATTCGGCGAAGGTGCAGACGCATGTGGGCGACGGCGGGCCGCACGACGCCGACGCCCCGCTCCAGGCCGCCTGGACGGGGATCAATTTCACCAAGGCCGCCGAGATCATCCGGTATTCGCAGCCGAAGGGGAAGAAGTGGCAGGGCGCCTCCCGGTTCGGCGCCATGCTGCGGCGCGCCTACGTGCCCTTCGTCAAGAGCGGAACGCAGAAGGGGATGAACGGCAACTGGGATCTGGCCTCCGCGGACGCCACGATCGGCATGGCCGTCTATCTCAACGATCACGCCCTTTACAAAAAGGCGATCAAACTGCTCCACGACCGGGTGCCCGCCTACTTCTACCTGGTGGGCGACGACAACGGCAGCGGTTACCCCTGGCCGCCGGTGGACGGTTCCTGGGGCCTCAACCGGTCCTGGTACATGTGCCCCGAGATTCCCGACGGCGATCCCGACGACCAGCTGATCCTGGTCCCCGGCGCGCTCACGCCCTCCGAGTGCCCGGCTCCCGAGAAGTACCGGGGCGCCTATATGTCGGGGCAGACCCAGGAGACGTGCCGGGATCTGAAGCATCCCAGCTACGGCATCGACTCGGCCCTGGAGACCGCGGTGACGGCACGCATCCAGGGCGACCGGGCACAGTTCTCCTGGCTCAAGAAGCGACTGACCGCCGCGATGGAATTCCATGCCCGCTACACGGTGAAGCCGTCGCCACGGCAGCTCTGCGGTGGGCGCGCGTTCCAGGACCGCATGCTTCCCGGCGCGCTCGAGATCGGATACACCCAGTACCACAAGTCCGTCGCGCTCCCGAACACGCGGAAGGTCCTGCTGAAACAGCGCAAAGAGCGCCAGGCGAACGAGTTCGTCGCCTGGGAGACCCTCGTCTGGGGAACTCCCTAG
- a CDS encoding NmrA family NAD(P)-binding protein: MTTATAPVLVTGSTGRQGGATARALLAAGTPVRALVRYPDSAPARAVEALGAELVKADLSDRASLDAAVEGVRAVFSVQMPPMTETSVDHAAELAQAVNLADAAVAAGVRHFVQSSTSGVGEHTRAPGWAEGRWAAMEGYFTTKQAIIDKVRSTGFERWTIIKPAFFMDNLPQLAPNGPRGGLLTVLQPDTRLALVATEDIGAAAAHAIADPDRFHEVELELAGELLSLTQIARTLSTAWGVPVSAPSMTLEEALAAGMPAWGAGHAWTNAVLQPARPEFAQALGIPVTTFADWTRTHL, translated from the coding sequence ATGACCACTGCCACCGCACCCGTCCTGGTCACGGGGTCCACCGGCCGTCAAGGCGGCGCCACCGCCCGTGCGCTCCTGGCCGCCGGCACGCCCGTGCGCGCACTCGTCCGTTACCCGGACTCCGCGCCGGCCCGGGCCGTCGAGGCCCTGGGCGCGGAACTGGTGAAGGCCGACCTTTCCGACCGGGCCTCCCTGGACGCGGCCGTCGAGGGGGTCCGCGCGGTGTTCTCGGTGCAGATGCCGCCGATGACCGAGACCAGCGTCGACCACGCGGCGGAGCTGGCGCAGGCCGTCAACCTCGCCGACGCCGCGGTGGCGGCCGGCGTGCGGCACTTCGTGCAGTCCTCGACGAGCGGGGTCGGCGAGCACACCCGGGCCCCCGGCTGGGCGGAAGGCCGCTGGGCCGCGATGGAGGGCTACTTCACCACCAAGCAGGCGATCATCGACAAGGTGCGGAGCACGGGCTTCGAGCGGTGGACGATCATCAAGCCCGCGTTCTTCATGGACAACCTCCCCCAGCTCGCCCCCAACGGACCCCGCGGCGGCCTGCTGACGGTCCTGCAGCCGGACACCCGGCTGGCGCTGGTGGCGACCGAGGACATCGGCGCGGCCGCCGCGCACGCGATCGCCGACCCCGACCGTTTCCACGAGGTGGAGCTGGAACTGGCCGGCGAGCTGCTCAGCCTGACCCAGATCGCGCGGACCCTGTCCACGGCGTGGGGCGTGCCGGTCTCCGCCCCGTCCATGACCCTTGAGGAGGCCCTCGCAGCGGGCATGCCCGCCTGGGGCGCCGGACACGCATGGACCAACGCCGTCCTCCAGCCCGCCCGCCCCGAATTCGCCCAGGCGCTCGGCATCCCGGTCACCACCTTCGCCGACTGGACCCGCACCCACTTGTAG
- a CDS encoding GntR family transcriptional regulator, with protein sequence MSVLDDLRDQSLSERVYAWLREQILNGRFAPGQRLIERELAELMQVSRVPLREALPLLENDGFVKLLPRRGAVVTQPTLRDIDELFDVRESLEVLAARLAARRAAADPGAPDVLALADCIQRARRALADGDDATAAAANVAFHRQIVKASGHLLLHDLMQPLDGRMEWLFRMTGDRDLTLQCAEHEQLYEALRTGNVDLAGSLAFVHVASGRAPSLRTLLGVLPPS encoded by the coding sequence TTGTCCGTCCTCGATGACCTCAGGGACCAGTCGTTGTCGGAGCGCGTCTACGCCTGGTTGCGGGAGCAGATACTCAACGGCAGGTTCGCCCCCGGGCAGCGGCTGATCGAACGCGAGCTCGCCGAGCTCATGCAGGTCTCCCGCGTCCCCCTGCGCGAGGCCCTGCCCCTGCTGGAGAACGACGGGTTCGTCAAGCTGCTGCCCCGGCGCGGCGCCGTGGTCACCCAGCCGACGCTCCGCGACATCGACGAGCTGTTCGACGTCCGCGAGAGCCTGGAGGTCCTCGCCGCGCGGCTGGCCGCCCGGCGCGCCGCCGCCGATCCCGGGGCGCCCGACGTCCTGGCCCTGGCCGACTGCATCCAGCGCGCCCGGCGCGCCCTGGCCGACGGCGACGACGCCACGGCCGCCGCCGCGAACGTCGCCTTCCACCGGCAGATCGTCAAGGCCTCCGGGCACCTCCTCCTGCACGACCTCATGCAGCCGCTCGACGGCCGGATGGAGTGGCTGTTCCGGATGACCGGAGACCGCGACCTCACCCTCCAGTGCGCCGAGCACGAACAGCTCTACGAGGCGCTCCGCACGGGCAACGTCGACCTGGCCGGCTCCCTGGCCTTCGTCCACGTCGCCTCCGGCCGGGCACCGTCCCTCCGCACCCTCCTCGGCGTCCTGCCCCCGTCCTGA
- a CDS encoding ABC transporter ATP-binding protein gives MTPLLDVAGLTVSLPDGTRLVHRLDLALRAGERVALVGESGSGKSVAARAVMRLDDGLRLGGSVRLAGRELLGLTERQMQGVRGGGISMVMQDPLTALNPVLPVGVQVAEPLRIRGVPKRAARREAIEMLDRLGVPRAAERADAYPHEFSGGMRQRVVLAAALIAQPSVLIADEPTTALDVRVQEQVLSLIEEFSRDLRLAVLLITHDLGIVAGFADRVAVMYAGRLVEVGDVDAFYAGPRHPYGRALLASVPRVDRDPGRRLDVIGGVPATPKALPSGCAFHPRCHRAEAVCAERVPELKGQVACHLVTS, from the coding sequence ATGACCCCCCTGCTCGACGTCGCGGGCCTCACCGTGAGCCTGCCGGACGGGACCCGCCTCGTCCACCGCCTCGACCTCGCGCTCCGCGCCGGCGAACGGGTCGCGCTCGTGGGCGAGTCCGGTTCGGGCAAGTCCGTCGCCGCCCGCGCCGTCATGCGCTTGGACGACGGGCTGCGGCTCGGCGGCAGCGTCCGCCTCGCCGGACGGGAGCTCCTCGGCCTCACCGAACGGCAGATGCAGGGCGTTCGCGGAGGCGGCATCTCCATGGTCATGCAGGATCCGCTGACCGCGCTCAACCCGGTGCTGCCCGTCGGCGTCCAGGTCGCCGAGCCGCTGCGGATCAGGGGGGTGCCCAAGCGGGCGGCCCGCCGTGAGGCGATCGAGATGCTCGACCGGCTCGGCGTGCCGCGCGCCGCGGAACGCGCCGACGCCTACCCGCACGAGTTCTCCGGCGGGATGCGCCAGCGCGTCGTCCTCGCCGCCGCCCTCATCGCCCAGCCGAGCGTCCTCATCGCCGACGAGCCGACGACCGCGCTCGACGTCCGCGTGCAGGAGCAGGTCCTCTCCCTCATCGAGGAGTTCTCCCGCGACCTGCGCCTGGCCGTCCTGCTCATCACCCACGACCTCGGCATCGTCGCGGGCTTCGCCGACCGCGTCGCGGTCATGTACGCGGGACGGCTCGTCGAGGTCGGCGACGTCGACGCCTTCTACGCGGGGCCCCGCCACCCCTACGGGCGGGCGCTGCTCGCCTCCGTGCCGCGCGTCGACCGGGACCCGGGCCGGCGGCTCGACGTGATCGGCGGCGTCCCCGCCACACCCAAGGCGCTGCCGTCAGGCTGCGCCTTCCACCCCCGGTGCCACCGCGCCGAGGCCGTCTGCGCAGAGCGGGTGCCGGAGCTGAAGGGACAGGTGGCATGTCACCTGGTGACGTCGTGA
- a CDS encoding serine hydrolase domain-containing protein: MTKVSEQGKSVDVSEVAVGGGRGRAGLRKVMEGIVEAGFMGISVRVCDERGEWVGGAGTAELGVGVAPSADGHVRIGSNTKTFVATLVLRLVAEGRVGLDVPVSEYLPEFGVDGRVTVRMLLQHTSGLFNFTGEVNDDGTIVPGIPIPYGAAGGAWVGDRFKVHRPQDLVELALSKPARFEPGTGWSYSNTNYVLARLLVEEVTGRPLAAEMRRLILEPLGLTGTIVPDASPEIPEPHAHAYYRYEDAGEQRTVDITRQNPSWISSGGDMISTTRDLHTFFAALLGGRLLPAPLLAEMCAPHPTGIPNMDYGLGVFVLTTDDGGTLISHNGAAVGHAALMYGTPGGGRTLTAALNCVDDAELSIAAAFQDAQRRLVAEVFHDGPGE, translated from the coding sequence ATGACGAAGGTTTCCGAGCAGGGCAAGAGCGTCGATGTTTCCGAGGTCGCCGTGGGCGGTGGGCGGGGGCGTGCGGGGTTGCGGAAGGTGATGGAGGGGATCGTCGAGGCCGGGTTCATGGGGATTTCGGTGCGGGTGTGCGATGAGCGGGGTGAGTGGGTCGGTGGGGCCGGGACGGCGGAGCTGGGCGTAGGCGTGGCGCCGTCGGCGGACGGGCATGTCCGGATCGGCAGCAACACCAAGACGTTCGTCGCGACGCTGGTGCTGCGACTGGTGGCGGAGGGCAGGGTCGGGCTGGACGTCCCGGTAAGCGAGTACCTGCCCGAGTTCGGGGTGGACGGGCGGGTCACGGTGCGGATGCTGCTGCAGCACACCAGCGGGTTGTTCAACTTCACCGGTGAGGTCAACGACGACGGGACGATCGTGCCGGGGATCCCGATCCCCTACGGCGCCGCGGGCGGGGCGTGGGTCGGTGACCGGTTCAAGGTCCACCGGCCGCAGGACCTGGTGGAGCTGGCGTTGTCGAAGCCGGCGCGGTTCGAGCCGGGGACGGGCTGGAGCTACTCCAACACCAACTACGTGCTGGCCAGGCTGCTGGTCGAGGAGGTCACCGGCCGGCCGCTGGCCGCGGAGATGCGGCGGCTGATCCTGGAGCCGCTCGGGCTGACGGGCACCATCGTGCCGGACGCTTCCCCGGAGATCCCCGAGCCGCACGCCCACGCCTACTACCGGTACGAGGACGCCGGCGAGCAGAGGACGGTCGACATCACCCGCCAGAACCCGTCCTGGATCTCCAGCGGCGGCGACATGATCTCCACCACCCGGGACCTCCACACGTTCTTCGCCGCGCTGCTGGGCGGCAGGCTGCTGCCGGCGCCGCTGCTGGCCGAGATGTGCGCCCCGCACCCGACGGGCATCCCGAACATGGACTACGGCCTGGGCGTTTTCGTGCTGACCACGGACGACGGCGGCACCCTGATCTCCCACAACGGCGCCGCGGTGGGCCACGCGGCGCTGATGTACGGCACGCCCGGCGGCGGCAGGACCCTGACCGCGGCGCTGAACTGCGTGGACGACGCCGAGCTGTCCATCGCCGCGGCGTTCCAGGACGCCCAGCGGAGACTCGTCGCCGAGGTGTTCCACGACGGGCCGGGCGAGTAG
- a CDS encoding ABC transporter substrate-binding protein: MHRSLHVLPVAALALALTACGGGSAPASARTDTLIVGTSAKPQTLDPLLASDVQTDFTAAPAYDTILGYDREDRLVPLLATEWKVSADATSIDLTLRSDVKFHDGSPLTADDVVYTLDRTAELGLGTASLIADYASAEAADATHLTIRLKKPNSSFAGALSRVYVLNAKLVEANAGTDHGQSWLATHEAGSGAYAMSSYASGQQIEFTKFDGYFDPSRGDAGTLVYRYMGESATIRDELRSGSIDVGYGMNQTDIATFEGAPGFTTTPVPSPLQLYVFFDNSEGPTADIRVRKAIRLAYDYQGHLDGILKGSGVLANGPLAKTVACGLERPDSVQNVAEAKSLLAEAGVKDLSLTLSYQPVIPEHAAAATLLQSNLRDIGIDLKLKSVTYPEFIKSLSTKGEAPQLGLMYDFPLYPDPTAMLYRVYESGFVGTGSNYGSYANPKVDALLDKALKEPDPEKACAIDKDIQEIIDDDAVSVNIASSQIRFVHRSEVGGIAYTPTHILNDAAAFTLD, translated from the coding sequence ATGCACCGCTCTCTGCACGTCCTGCCCGTCGCGGCGCTCGCCCTCGCGCTCACCGCCTGCGGCGGCGGCTCAGCCCCCGCCTCCGCCCGCACGGACACCCTGATCGTCGGGACGTCCGCCAAGCCGCAGACCCTCGATCCGCTGCTCGCCTCCGACGTCCAGACGGACTTCACCGCCGCACCGGCCTACGACACGATCCTCGGCTACGACCGCGAGGACCGGCTCGTCCCGCTGTTGGCGACCGAGTGGAAGGTCTCCGCCGACGCCACCTCCATCGACCTGACCCTGCGCTCGGACGTGAAGTTCCACGACGGGAGCCCGCTCACCGCCGACGACGTCGTCTACACCCTGGACCGCACCGCCGAGCTCGGCCTCGGCACCGCCTCGCTCATCGCCGACTACGCCTCGGCCGAGGCCGCCGACGCCACGCACCTCACGATCAGGCTGAAGAAGCCGAACTCCTCGTTCGCCGGGGCGCTCAGCCGCGTCTACGTCCTGAACGCCAAGCTGGTCGAGGCCAACGCCGGCACCGACCACGGCCAGTCCTGGCTGGCCACCCACGAGGCCGGGTCGGGCGCGTACGCGATGTCGTCGTACGCGTCCGGTCAGCAGATCGAGTTCACGAAGTTCGACGGCTACTTCGACCCGTCCCGCGGCGACGCCGGCACCCTCGTCTACCGGTACATGGGCGAAAGCGCGACGATCCGGGACGAGCTGCGCAGCGGTTCCATCGACGTCGGCTACGGGATGAACCAGACCGACATCGCCACCTTCGAAGGCGCCCCGGGCTTCACCACCACGCCGGTGCCCAGCCCTCTCCAGCTGTACGTCTTCTTCGACAACTCCGAAGGCCCCACCGCCGACATCCGCGTCCGCAAGGCCATCCGCCTCGCCTACGACTACCAGGGCCACCTGGACGGCATCCTCAAGGGCTCCGGCGTCCTGGCCAACGGGCCCCTGGCCAAGACCGTCGCGTGCGGCCTGGAGCGGCCCGACTCCGTCCAGAACGTCGCCGAGGCCAAGAGCCTGCTCGCCGAAGCGGGCGTCAAGGACCTGTCCCTGACGCTGAGCTACCAGCCCGTCATCCCCGAGCACGCCGCGGCCGCCACCCTTTTGCAGTCGAACCTGCGCGACATCGGCATCGACCTGAAGCTCAAGTCCGTCACCTACCCCGAGTTCATCAAGTCGCTCTCGACCAAGGGCGAGGCGCCGCAGCTCGGCCTGATGTACGACTTCCCGCTCTACCCAGACCCGACGGCGATGCTCTACCGCGTCTACGAGTCCGGTTTCGTCGGCACCGGCTCCAACTACGGCTCCTACGCGAACCCGAAGGTCGACGCCCTACTCGACAAGGCGCTCAAGGAACCCGACCCGGAGAAGGCCTGCGCCATCGACAAGGACATCCAGGAGATCATCGACGACGACGCGGTGTCGGTGAACATCGCCTCGTCCCAGATCCGGTTCGTGCACCGCAGCGAGGTCGGCGGCATCGCCTACACCCCGACCCACATCCTCAACGACGCCGCCGCGTTCACCCTGGACTGA
- a CDS encoding ABC transporter permease, which produces MTVIAALRPPRLRRPARMPLVDELTFALVLVFAVLAVIGPWIAPHDPYQVDMARTLQPPGGAHWLGTDSSGRDVLSRLLAGTRLTLLSSLSVVALAAVTGTAVAAAAALAPRWLDAAIMRVCDVFLSLPSMVLALGIAAALGSGLRSTVIAMASAMWPAYARLVRGVMRQTMTATHVDSARVLGVSRTRLMARHILPNSLDDLYVQAALGVATVIMLMSGLAFLGVGPPPTSPDWGAMIADGRAVVTTAWWVAAAPGMAITLAAVAFGLAGDALRVHLDPTLRERR; this is translated from the coding sequence ATGACCGTCATCGCCGCACTTCGCCCGCCCCGCCTACGGCGGCCCGCCCGGATGCCGCTCGTCGACGAGCTGACCTTCGCCCTGGTGCTGGTCTTCGCCGTGCTCGCCGTCATCGGGCCCTGGATCGCCCCTCACGACCCCTACCAGGTCGACATGGCGCGGACCCTCCAGCCGCCCGGCGGCGCGCACTGGCTCGGCACCGACTCCTCCGGCAGGGACGTCCTGTCCCGGCTGCTGGCCGGGACCCGCCTCACCCTCCTGTCGTCGCTGTCGGTGGTCGCGCTCGCCGCGGTCACCGGGACGGCCGTCGCCGCGGCCGCCGCGCTGGCCCCCCGCTGGCTGGACGCGGCCATCATGCGGGTCTGCGACGTGTTCCTGTCGCTGCCGAGCATGGTCCTCGCCCTCGGCATCGCCGCCGCCCTCGGCTCCGGGCTGCGCTCGACCGTCATCGCGATGGCCTCGGCGATGTGGCCCGCCTACGCTCGCCTCGTCCGCGGCGTCATGCGCCAGACCATGACCGCCACCCACGTCGACAGCGCCCGCGTCCTCGGCGTGTCACGGACCCGGCTGATGGCCAGGCACATCCTGCCCAACTCCCTGGACGACCTGTACGTGCAGGCCGCCCTCGGCGTCGCCACCGTGATCATGCTCATGTCCGGCCTCGCCTTCCTCGGCGTCGGACCGCCCCCGACCAGCCCCGACTGGGGCGCGATGATCGCCGACGGCCGGGCCGTCGTCACCACCGCCTGGTGGGTCGCCGCCGCCCCGGGCATGGCCATCACCCTCGCCGCCGTCGCGTTCGGCCTCGCCGGCGACGCGCTGCGCGTCCACCTCGACCCGACCCTGCGGGAGCGCCGATGA
- a CDS encoding MerR family transcriptional regulator, whose product MQEGVTIGQAAAFVGVTVKTVRHYHRLGLVEEPDRDASGYRRYGSADLLRLVQARTLAAAGVPLAGIRPLLDAEAEPFAAALADVERQLTARIEELIARRDTLHRLADGDRALLPDRAVALLARMPGLGFPAAEVAATREGWVLARALVPEGFDDYLAQFEHALEDTRLVALARRVAEAATWEPDDPRLAELATAAADRYLADPALLKTVTGLQARTEAATRYTLIARHGEARTPAAVRLTELFESRLRAAGVRIPRPDPR is encoded by the coding sequence ATGCAGGAAGGGGTCACGATCGGGCAGGCGGCGGCGTTCGTCGGCGTCACGGTGAAGACGGTGCGGCATTACCACAGGCTCGGCCTGGTCGAGGAGCCGGACCGCGACGCCTCCGGGTACCGGCGGTACGGATCGGCCGATCTGCTGCGGCTGGTGCAGGCCAGGACGCTGGCCGCCGCCGGGGTGCCGCTCGCCGGGATCAGGCCCCTGCTCGACGCCGAGGCCGAGCCGTTCGCCGCCGCCCTCGCGGACGTCGAACGGCAGCTCACCGCCCGGATCGAGGAGCTGATCGCGCGGCGCGACACGCTGCACCGGCTCGCCGACGGCGACCGGGCGCTGCTGCCCGACCGGGCCGTCGCGCTGCTCGCGCGGATGCCCGGCCTGGGCTTCCCCGCGGCGGAGGTGGCGGCCACCAGGGAGGGCTGGGTGCTGGCCAGGGCACTGGTCCCGGAAGGCTTCGACGACTACCTCGCCCAGTTCGAGCACGCGCTCGAGGACACCCGGCTCGTCGCCTTGGCCAGACGCGTCGCCGAGGCCGCGACCTGGGAACCTGACGACCCCCGGCTCGCCGAACTCGCCACCGCGGCGGCCGACCGCTACCTCGCCGACCCCGCGCTGCTGAAGACCGTGACCGGCCTCCAGGCCCGCACCGAGGCCGCGACCCGGTACACGCTCATCGCCCGGCACGGCGAAGCACGGACACCGGCCGCGGTGCGGCTGACGGAGCTCTTCGAGAGCAGGCTCCGCGCCGCCGGTGTCCGAATTCCCAGACCGGATCCGCGTTGA